A stretch of the Acyrthosiphon pisum isolate AL4f chromosome A2, pea_aphid_22Mar2018_4r6ur, whole genome shotgun sequence genome encodes the following:
- the LOC103310254 gene encoding zinc finger protein 467-like yields MSKWMWIYLYKVNMNKNGRSVCPNLCGRSFKHPVDMKYHWRNECGIRFNCPLCDKTYNQKTHLKRHSALIHGI; encoded by the exons ATGTCCAAATGGATGTGGATATACTTATaca aaGTTAACATGAATAAAAATGGACGCAGTGTCTGCCCAAATTTATGTGGTCGAAGTTTTAAGCATCCAGTGGATATGAAGTATCACTGGCGCAATGAATGTGGTATTAGATTCAATTGTCCACTTTGTGATAAAACGTATAATCAAAAGACACACCTTAAACGGCATTCAGCATTAATTCATGGA atttaa